A region of Paenibacillus sp. JNUCC-31 DNA encodes the following proteins:
- a CDS encoding Na+/H+ antiporter subunit A: protein MSLLHVAVILPFAAGIILAMLHQFFRKIHMGWPVLLVPALLFVYFASLIPAVSQRNTVSGYIPWIPSLDIGFNLYLDGLSLLLTLLITGIGTLVVLYSIFYMDTKEALNRFYLYLLMFMGAMLGVVLSDNMIVLYGFWELTSITSFLLIAFHYKRQASTSGAQKSFLITVFGGFAMLAGFMLMYLMTGTFSIRATITEWGQIQESALFLPALVLILVGAFTKSAQFPFHIWLPDAMEAPTPVSAYLHSATMVKAGLYVIARFTPIFGGQGVWFWLVTGVGLFTLCYGSFLAVKKNDLKAILAYSTISQLGLIMSLLGVGSAALYFGYGESSAMYTVAITAALLHLFNHATFKAALFMVVGIVDHETGTRDIRKLGGLASFMPVTFTVALVGALAMAGIPPFNGFLSKELFFQAMVEVTHFRIFGLGSWSVLLPVFAWLASVFTLIYALIIVFKTFLGHTRSEIPAEKLHEAPVGMLIPPVILGILVITFGLFPNLLAGSLIEPAMAGVLPSLLSGNEHFDVHFSLWHGITPELIMTVGVMALGVTLYKLLPRWKNIYEHYPQGLTINNMYHVVLDNLQHYARKWTEAYMNGSVRNYLVYIFSFTVALLVYAFFRSGENITWNFKGNAPFSFYEAVLLVALIAAAISIPFAKNRLSAVIMTGAVGYLVTLLFVLFRAPDLALTQMIVETVSVALFLLCFYHLPELQRGRSSQRYLTVNMVVAIAVGVVMTFVALAASGTASLESISDFFIQESYHLAGGKNVVNVLLVDFRGFDTLLEIMVLGVASLSIYSMINLNLEARDLGARLKFRKKEQTEDQDPGSDDEADNTKKYGNRERSSSTWDTVPLQSNDVLLQTTTKVVVFIILTFALHLFFAGHHNPGGGFIGGLVTAAGLVLIALAFSTDTVRKALPIDFRTLTAIGLGIALLTGAGSFLFGVPFLSQTFGYFELPVLGKTELATAMLFDLGVYLAVLGVTMNIILQIGEDR, encoded by the coding sequence TTGAGCCTGCTTCATGTTGCTGTGATTCTGCCTTTTGCCGCTGGTATTATTCTTGCCATGCTGCATCAATTTTTCCGTAAAATACATATGGGATGGCCGGTCTTGCTTGTCCCGGCCCTGTTATTTGTCTATTTTGCGAGCCTCATACCCGCCGTGTCCCAGCGGAATACGGTATCCGGATATATTCCATGGATTCCTTCACTGGACATTGGATTTAATCTATATCTGGATGGTCTAAGTCTGCTGTTGACACTATTAATCACGGGAATAGGAACCTTGGTGGTCCTTTATTCCATTTTCTATATGGATACCAAAGAAGCCTTGAATCGCTTCTACCTGTATCTGTTGATGTTTATGGGAGCCATGCTCGGCGTGGTGCTATCAGATAATATGATTGTATTGTATGGATTCTGGGAATTGACCAGTATTACGTCCTTTCTCTTGATCGCTTTTCACTACAAACGCCAAGCGTCCACTTCGGGCGCACAGAAGTCGTTCCTCATTACTGTTTTTGGTGGTTTTGCCATGCTTGCCGGGTTCATGCTGATGTACCTCATGACGGGTACGTTCAGCATCCGCGCAACGATTACAGAATGGGGACAGATTCAGGAAAGTGCACTCTTCTTGCCTGCTCTTGTGCTCATTCTGGTCGGTGCTTTTACCAAATCGGCACAGTTCCCGTTCCACATCTGGCTGCCAGACGCGATGGAAGCCCCCACGCCCGTCAGCGCCTATCTGCATTCGGCTACGATGGTCAAGGCAGGACTGTATGTCATAGCCCGGTTCACACCGATCTTTGGTGGACAGGGAGTATGGTTCTGGCTCGTCACCGGGGTTGGGCTGTTCACCCTTTGTTATGGATCTTTCCTTGCCGTGAAAAAAAATGATCTTAAGGCCATTCTGGCCTATTCTACCATCTCACAGCTTGGTCTAATCATGTCTCTGCTCGGCGTTGGCTCAGCAGCCCTCTATTTCGGATATGGCGAATCCTCCGCGATGTACACCGTTGCCATTACGGCAGCTCTGCTTCATCTGTTCAACCACGCTACCTTCAAGGCCGCTTTGTTTATGGTCGTTGGTATTGTGGATCATGAGACAGGTACGCGGGATATAAGGAAACTCGGCGGACTTGCTTCATTTATGCCTGTGACCTTTACGGTAGCACTCGTCGGAGCACTCGCCATGGCCGGAATTCCGCCGTTTAACGGATTTCTGAGCAAGGAACTGTTCTTCCAGGCCATGGTGGAAGTGACACACTTCCGTATCTTTGGACTCGGGTCATGGAGTGTACTCTTGCCTGTGTTCGCCTGGCTCGCAAGTGTATTCACTCTGATCTATGCGCTCATTATTGTGTTCAAAACGTTCCTCGGTCACACTCGCAGTGAGATTCCTGCCGAGAAGCTCCATGAAGCTCCTGTTGGCATGCTGATTCCTCCAGTCATTCTCGGCATACTCGTGATTACATTCGGGCTATTCCCGAATCTGCTGGCTGGATCATTAATTGAACCGGCGATGGCAGGAGTGCTTCCTTCTCTGCTAAGCGGAAATGAGCACTTTGATGTTCATTTCTCGTTATGGCATGGCATCACACCGGAATTGATCATGACCGTCGGTGTAATGGCCTTGGGGGTAACCTTATACAAATTGCTGCCCCGCTGGAAAAATATATATGAACACTACCCACAAGGGCTGACGATAAACAATATGTACCACGTCGTGCTGGATAATCTTCAGCATTATGCACGCAAATGGACCGAAGCCTATATGAACGGTTCAGTTCGTAATTATCTGGTATACATTTTCTCGTTCACCGTTGCATTGCTGGTCTATGCCTTTTTCCGCTCAGGGGAAAATATCACCTGGAATTTCAAGGGTAATGCCCCCTTTTCATTCTATGAGGCAGTGCTGCTTGTCGCGCTGATCGCGGCAGCGATTTCGATCCCATTTGCCAAGAACAGGCTATCTGCAGTCATTATGACAGGCGCAGTTGGTTATCTCGTCACGTTGTTATTCGTTCTGTTCAGAGCCCCGGATTTGGCATTGACCCAAATGATTGTCGAAACGGTATCGGTTGCCTTGTTCCTGCTCTGCTTCTACCACCTGCCTGAGCTGCAACGAGGCAGATCAAGCCAACGGTATCTCACTGTGAATATGGTTGTTGCCATTGCTGTCGGAGTGGTTATGACTTTTGTTGCATTAGCCGCGAGTGGAACCGCATCACTGGAGAGCATTTCCGACTTTTTCATTCAGGAAAGCTACCATCTGGCTGGCGGCAAAAATGTCGTTAATGTACTGCTGGTGGACTTCCGTGGTTTCGACACCTTACTGGAGATAATGGTACTTGGGGTAGCTTCCTTGTCCATCTACTCCATGATTAATCTGAATCTCGAAGCAAGGGACCTAGGCGCCAGACTGAAATTCCGCAAGAAAGAACAGACTGAAGATCAGGATCCTGGGTCGGATGACGAAGCAGACAATACGAAAAAGTACGGCAACCGGGAACGCAGTTCTTCAACCTGGGATACCGTACCCCTCCAAAGCAACGATGTGTTGTTGCAAACGACGACCAAAGTTGTCGTCTTTATCATCTTGACCTTTGCCCTACATCTATTCTTTGCTGGACACCATAATCCGGGTGGGGGATTTATCGGCGGTCTCGTAACGGCTGCCGGACTGGTTCTAATTGCACTGGCGTTCAGTACAGATACCGTACGCAAAGCATTACCTATTGATTTCCGAACCCTGACAGCCATCGGACTGGGCATTGCCTTGTTAACCGGAGCGGGCTCCTTTTTGTTCGGTGTACCCTTCCTGAGTCAAACCTTTGGTTACTTCGAACTTCCTGTACTTGGAAAAACAGAGCTGGCAACCGCGATGCTGTTTGACCTGGGCGTGTATTTGGCTGTCCTGGGAGTCACCATGAATATCATTCTACAGATCGGGGAGGATCGCTGA
- a CDS encoding GGDEF domain-containing protein: MLRAYWVVVLTHVVIQIGCFQFLDYDRTPEDFMIHVLFWPTLASTLAILIANWVERHFSSFSFYSMSIASTIIAWAIIHVNYDIRIILAICLLPIFASVLFFSKKKVWMVCLMQIIGYLIVLCDPAYRLYLSSFDMISIPAFLIVGTYVAQLIVTSGVEVLDDLQASMLAKQDLIVRNAIMSKQSKTDGLTKLYNQSSFKDYYEKAFEYATNGMSLHLALMDIDNFKSINDTYGHQVGDAILERVSLVIQENITSGDIAARYGGEEFALLMFEQSFEQAYAVVEQIRKKIARSVHKELEGTYITVSVGLKSYSPHLTKDKLFEEVDACLYAAKRTGKNKTITSLDLV, translated from the coding sequence ATGCTTCGTGCATACTGGGTTGTCGTTTTAACGCATGTTGTCATTCAAATAGGCTGCTTTCAGTTTCTGGATTATGATCGCACTCCGGAAGATTTTATGATCCATGTTTTATTTTGGCCTACATTAGCCAGCACTCTAGCTATTCTGATCGCCAATTGGGTGGAACGCCATTTCAGTTCATTTTCCTTCTATTCCATGTCCATCGCCAGCACGATCATAGCCTGGGCCATCATTCATGTTAATTACGATATTCGGATCATACTAGCCATTTGTCTGTTGCCGATCTTCGCTTCGGTTCTGTTCTTCAGCAAGAAAAAGGTATGGATGGTATGCCTCATGCAGATCATTGGCTATCTCATCGTTCTCTGCGACCCAGCCTATCGGCTCTACTTGTCCTCGTTTGATATGATTTCCATTCCGGCTTTTCTCATTGTAGGTACATACGTTGCACAACTGATTGTTACGAGCGGCGTCGAGGTGCTGGATGATCTTCAGGCCAGTATGCTTGCCAAACAGGATCTGATTGTGCGAAACGCGATTATGAGCAAGCAATCCAAGACGGACGGGCTAACCAAACTGTATAATCAAAGCTCCTTTAAGGACTATTATGAAAAAGCGTTTGAGTATGCCACCAATGGCATGAGTCTTCACCTGGCTCTAATGGATATTGACAATTTCAAATCCATTAATGATACATATGGACATCAGGTGGGAGACGCTATTCTGGAAAGAGTCTCTCTGGTCATTCAGGAGAACATCACATCGGGCGATATCGCCGCACGTTATGGCGGAGAAGAATTCGCACTGTTAATGTTTGAGCAATCTTTCGAACAGGCTTATGCCGTGGTGGAGCAGATCCGTAAAAAAATTGCCCGTAGCGTTCACAAAGAACTCGAAGGGACTTATATTACGGTGTCTGTCGGCCTCAAAAGCTACAGTCCCCATCTGACCAAGGACAAATTGTTTGAAGAAGTGGATGCCTGTCTGTATGCCGCCAAACGAACGGGCAAAAATAAAACAATAACATCCCTTGATCTGGTTTAG
- a CDS encoding DUF7507 domain-containing protein, with protein MRSIPLIVRSTVNATGAITFTGNTLGLSRSETAGVPGTQDSIGAFTTTNASVQYGSYPLGTTSLYQSNSSAAILVLPAGSTVLYAELIWGGSYINGTINLSAAINNPVTFITPAGTFSITPDPLTYNQFDLGNNAAGYVRSANVTTLVQNGGAGTYITGAVVGTIVIPSDSTANHAGWTLGVIYQNPSLPFRNMSLRAGGVLVQSTSAPVVTTLTGFATPLSGALGGRALFSAQEGDANRTGDQALFGPTSATSVALSGPNNLAANFFASQINGDTGALNTTGTFGTRNQTNGAPGTNIIGGRQGWDITNVDVSARLINNQSSAVLTLTTSGDAYIVNANAIQVDINAPKITVAKASVASGAVAGDSILYTVTVSNAGTASAASVVLSDSLPAGLTFIPGSVTVAGVSRSTLDVTAGIPLGSLNLSSSIVITYRALISQDASILQLVNSANAAFTFQSVAGGSVITGVIPSNNSTLSVYSPNLSIVKSASTTNATVGNQVTYTLQVNNGGNVAANVTLTDNIPSGSSYVTGSFRLNGNVIAGANPATGVNLGSLAAGSTNTVTFQVLVTSLPSPPTLVDQATGSYSFNSPDGRTITGTVASNTLTVPVSLPNVTTVKSASVTDVVVGETFTYTVITNNGGIEAINNAILTDSLPVGISFVPGSVTVRGTVVSSANPSSGVSLGTLAAGSSATVTFQVVVQSLPASGSLVNRAVVSYSSGSFTGISNSNSITTPVYQAVIGINKSASQTNATLGDQLAYTLVVTNSGNIATQVTVTDTIPAGLTFIPDSVTVNGTARPGTSPLTGITLGSILPGAAATVVFRATLSTLPSPPTLENQGTASYTYQLPSGRNLSGSSISNVVRIPASSPNISISKTVNTSDATVGDVLTYTVVATNAGSSAVQNLVISDTPTGSEFVSGSVTINGAAARNASPLSGIAVGALNSSSSVTVTYQTRVTSVPSTGSVSNRASAAFTSGSFNGVSSSVTVNTPIYQPVMQVAKTASTSNLTVGDSFNYSIQVNNSGNIAATVTLTDPIPAGAVFSTNSVIINGVPTPGVSPTAGINLGAIAAGSSVTVTFVATVTSLPDSRQLTNQAIASFTYTLPSGRTVAGSLLSNTITIPVSLPNVTIVNSDNVEYGVVGDVIQYTSVIRNNGTEAVNNVIYVNPLPPNTPYVPGSVIVNGTSFPLSNPTAGIPIGTLAPGAEVTVTFEVTITMPIPSQINNQSTVSFTSGSFSGSSSSNTTQTPVLQPQISLVKTANTVNATVGDTVVYTVTVSNAGNLEANVTVTDTIPAATTLVANSVVVSGVPQPGATPGTGIPVGIVAAGATAVVTFAVVVDSLPSPQQLSNVATSSFTFTPPDGRTLTGSATSNTLTFPVSSPNVAVVKSTATTAATVGDTVTYSILVTNSGIEPVNNIQLSDPIPAGASFVAGSVTVNGVVQPGANPAGGISLGTLAPGTSATVTFNINVNAIPPSGQLSNRSTVSFTSGAFSSTTFSNTVVTPVFQPILSAQKTASTQNATVGDTVSYTVTVTNQGNYGAQINLTDNIPAGTILVTNSVIVNGQPLPAANPATGIPAGTVAAGATTTITFSVVINSLPSPQRLVNQASVALSFTLPDGRNITGSVLSNVLTISVSAPDVDVVKSTTSTAVSVGDVVPYSIAVTNNGIATVSNVVFTDALPASTVLTANSVFVDGVLRRGANPSTGITLGSIAPGVTVTVIFSVQVTALPASAILNNQSTVSFTSGAFSATTFSNTVTTPVYQPILSAVKTGNQALATVGDTVVYSIAISNTGNYGASVTLTDTIPAGTELVQNSVIINGASAPGADPASGIPLGVVSTTTTVTFSVVIVTLPLSQSITNQASATYSYTLPDGRTLGGSISSNALNIQVSSPNVSVVKTTPAVDAVVGDTIVYEMVVTNNGIEPVNNVVLTDPISSATTFVTGSVLVDGVSRASANPALGISLGTLAPGASVAVSYAVRVNTLPSPPQVSSQSSVSFTSGVFSGAAYSNTVVTPIYQPIIGLTKTASTSNATIGDTIVYSFSINNSGNLAVNLTLTDNIPNGAVLLPNSVLIDGVPQPGANPEAGIVVGTIPPGGSVNVTVTLEVTVDSLPQNQQLVNQAVADYTFSPPDGRQLTGTVSSNVLVIPVSAPNVNVVKSTSAIDAVVGDVITYTVVVTNSGIEVVNNVVMVDPVPTGTVFVPGSVTVDGVARPTGNPNTGITLGSIAVGGSVTVTFSVEVVVI; from the coding sequence GTGAGATCAATTCCTCTTATCGTTCGTTCAACCGTTAATGCTACGGGAGCCATTACATTTACCGGCAATACGCTTGGACTGAGCCGTTCGGAAACCGCAGGGGTGCCGGGAACGCAGGACAGTATTGGAGCTTTTACTACAACTAACGCCAGCGTCCAGTACGGCTCCTATCCCCTCGGAACCACAAGCTTGTATCAGAGCAACAGTTCAGCGGCTATACTCGTCCTTCCTGCTGGCAGCACCGTCTTGTATGCAGAATTGATCTGGGGCGGCAGTTACATCAATGGAACAATCAATCTAAGTGCTGCAATCAACAATCCGGTTACGTTTATTACACCCGCAGGAACGTTCAGTATTACCCCTGATCCACTTACCTACAATCAGTTCGATCTGGGGAATAATGCTGCTGGATATGTCCGTTCAGCCAATGTAACGACATTGGTTCAGAATGGCGGGGCGGGTACGTACATAACAGGGGCAGTGGTAGGGACTATTGTTATTCCTAGTGACTCCACGGCTAATCATGCGGGATGGACGCTTGGTGTCATTTACCAGAACCCCAGTCTGCCCTTTCGCAACATGTCCTTGCGTGCTGGTGGGGTACTGGTTCAATCCACCTCTGCGCCAGTTGTTACTACACTGACTGGATTTGCCACTCCGCTTTCGGGTGCATTGGGAGGGAGAGCCCTGTTCAGTGCGCAGGAGGGGGACGCGAACCGGACCGGGGACCAGGCATTATTCGGGCCGACTTCAGCAACATCGGTTGCGTTATCCGGACCCAATAATCTGGCTGCGAATTTTTTTGCTTCTCAAATCAACGGAGATACCGGAGCACTTAATACCACAGGGACTTTCGGAACGCGAAACCAGACGAACGGGGCCCCAGGCACCAATATTATCGGTGGGCGTCAAGGCTGGGATATTACCAATGTGGATGTGTCAGCGAGACTGATTAACAACCAATCTTCTGCAGTGTTAACACTGACGACCTCCGGGGATGCCTACATTGTTAATGCCAATGCGATTCAGGTTGATATTAATGCGCCCAAAATTACAGTGGCCAAGGCATCGGTTGCCTCCGGTGCGGTAGCGGGCGATAGTATTCTCTATACCGTGACCGTCAGCAATGCAGGTACAGCCAGTGCGGCCAGCGTGGTGTTATCTGATTCACTTCCTGCAGGGCTTACCTTCATTCCAGGGAGTGTAACGGTCGCTGGTGTGTCGCGCTCAACTCTCGACGTGACGGCCGGCATTCCGCTGGGCTCATTAAACCTGTCCAGCAGCATCGTAATAACTTATCGTGCGCTCATTAGCCAGGATGCAAGCATATTGCAGCTGGTGAATTCAGCGAATGCCGCTTTTACGTTTCAAAGTGTGGCAGGCGGGTCAGTGATTACGGGAGTTATTCCGTCCAATAACTCTACACTTTCTGTTTATTCGCCAAACCTGTCCATTGTGAAGTCGGCGAGTACAACCAATGCCACGGTGGGTAACCAGGTCACGTATACGCTTCAGGTGAACAACGGAGGGAATGTTGCTGCCAACGTAACATTAACGGATAACATCCCGAGTGGAAGCTCGTATGTTACAGGCAGCTTCCGACTGAATGGAAATGTGATTGCAGGCGCCAATCCCGCAACTGGTGTTAATCTCGGGAGTCTCGCGGCTGGAAGTACAAATACCGTAACTTTCCAGGTACTTGTAACAAGCTTGCCTTCGCCTCCAACCCTTGTGGATCAAGCTACGGGTTCCTATTCCTTCAACTCCCCTGACGGTCGGACCATTACTGGCACAGTAGCCTCGAACACGTTGACGGTTCCGGTGAGTTTACCGAATGTTACAACGGTAAAATCGGCGTCAGTCACTGATGTTGTAGTGGGAGAGACGTTTACTTACACCGTGATAACAAACAACGGTGGCATCGAGGCGATTAATAATGCGATACTCACGGATTCTCTGCCGGTTGGTATAAGCTTTGTACCCGGCAGTGTGACCGTTAGAGGAACTGTCGTATCATCGGCCAATCCGAGCAGTGGAGTTTCCCTAGGAACGCTGGCAGCCGGGAGTTCTGCAACGGTGACGTTTCAGGTTGTGGTGCAGTCCCTGCCTGCATCAGGTTCGTTGGTCAACCGAGCCGTAGTGTCTTATAGCTCGGGTTCGTTCACGGGGATATCCAACTCCAATTCCATTACAACCCCTGTATACCAGGCAGTAATCGGCATCAACAAGTCCGCGAGCCAAACCAACGCGACATTGGGCGATCAGCTTGCATATACACTTGTAGTAACGAACAGCGGGAACATAGCGACTCAAGTGACGGTGACTGATACGATTCCCGCAGGCCTGACGTTTATCCCGGATTCGGTAACAGTGAATGGTACTGCGCGTCCTGGAACCAGCCCTTTGACCGGGATAACATTGGGCAGTATTCTGCCGGGAGCTGCGGCCACGGTGGTGTTTCGCGCTACACTCAGCACACTCCCGTCTCCGCCAACGCTGGAAAATCAGGGGACTGCAAGTTATACGTACCAGCTTCCGAGTGGGCGTAATCTCTCAGGCAGCAGCATATCCAATGTCGTTCGCATACCTGCATCGAGTCCCAATATATCCATTAGTAAAACAGTAAATACGTCGGACGCCACGGTAGGCGATGTGCTTACGTACACGGTCGTTGCAACAAATGCAGGGAGCAGTGCGGTACAAAATCTGGTGATCTCGGATACGCCAACCGGTTCGGAATTCGTCTCCGGTAGCGTCACAATTAATGGAGCTGCTGCAAGGAATGCAAGTCCACTTTCGGGCATTGCTGTCGGTGCATTGAACAGCTCGAGCAGCGTTACGGTGACCTATCAAACAAGAGTGACATCCGTTCCGTCCACAGGCTCAGTCAGCAACCGGGCAAGTGCAGCATTTACGTCAGGCAGTTTTAATGGCGTTTCTTCGTCTGTCACGGTGAATACACCCATATATCAACCAGTGATGCAAGTAGCAAAAACAGCTAGCACCTCTAATTTGACGGTAGGGGATTCCTTTAACTACTCCATTCAAGTCAACAATTCAGGCAACATTGCCGCAACGGTTACCTTGACGGATCCCATTCCTGCGGGAGCTGTGTTCAGTACGAACAGCGTCATTATTAATGGTGTACCTACACCAGGTGTAAGCCCGACAGCGGGAATCAATTTGGGGGCGATCGCTGCAGGCTCAAGCGTAACGGTCACTTTTGTTGCCACGGTCACAAGTTTGCCTGATTCAAGGCAGTTGACTAACCAAGCGATTGCATCATTCACCTATACCCTTCCAAGTGGGAGAACGGTAGCTGGTTCCTTGTTATCGAACACGATTACCATTCCCGTATCTCTGCCCAATGTAACCATTGTAAACAGTGATAATGTAGAGTATGGCGTAGTCGGGGATGTCATTCAATACACATCTGTTATTCGAAATAACGGTACTGAAGCTGTAAACAATGTGATATATGTCAACCCTCTTCCTCCGAATACCCCATATGTACCCGGAAGCGTCATTGTGAACGGGACTTCATTCCCGCTCTCCAATCCGACCGCCGGCATTCCAATCGGTACGTTGGCTCCAGGAGCCGAGGTTACCGTAACTTTTGAGGTGACGATTACTATGCCGATTCCTTCACAGATTAACAATCAGTCGACGGTCAGCTTCACATCCGGTTCATTTTCCGGGTCATCATCTTCCAATACAACACAGACTCCGGTCTTACAACCGCAAATATCTCTCGTCAAAACAGCAAATACCGTAAATGCGACCGTAGGTGATACGGTTGTATACACGGTAACCGTAAGCAACGCAGGCAATCTGGAGGCAAATGTTACGGTGACGGATACCATTCCTGCTGCGACTACTTTAGTAGCCAACAGTGTTGTGGTATCGGGTGTGCCGCAGCCTGGAGCGACGCCAGGAACAGGCATTCCGGTAGGTATTGTGGCAGCGGGAGCGACGGCTGTAGTCACATTTGCTGTTGTTGTGGATTCACTTCCATCTCCGCAGCAGCTTAGCAATGTTGCTACGTCCTCCTTTACATTTACACCTCCTGACGGACGTACGTTAACTGGCTCCGCCACTTCGAATACGCTCACGTTTCCGGTCTCGTCACCAAACGTCGCTGTCGTCAAAAGTACAGCTACCACCGCGGCTACTGTAGGCGATACGGTGACCTATTCTATTCTGGTAACGAACAGCGGAATAGAACCGGTAAACAATATTCAGCTTTCGGATCCAATTCCTGCCGGAGCCTCCTTCGTCGCAGGCAGTGTTACCGTGAATGGGGTGGTACAGCCCGGAGCCAATCCGGCAGGAGGGATATCGCTCGGCACACTCGCTCCAGGAACTTCCGCTACCGTCACTTTCAATATCAATGTTAACGCGATCCCGCCAAGTGGCCAGTTGAGCAATCGATCCACGGTCAGCTTTACCTCTGGAGCATTCTCAAGCACAACGTTCTCTAATACTGTGGTTACACCGGTATTCCAGCCCATCCTTTCGGCACAAAAAACAGCCAGTACACAAAATGCTACCGTTGGGGATACCGTCAGTTATACGGTAACCGTCACCAATCAGGGGAATTATGGTGCCCAGATTAACCTGACGGACAATATCCCTGCAGGGACCATTCTCGTTACTAACAGTGTCATCGTGAATGGCCAGCCATTGCCTGCCGCCAATCCTGCAACAGGCATTCCCGCAGGCACTGTCGCTGCCGGGGCAACTACAACGATTACCTTTTCGGTTGTTATTAATTCCCTGCCATCTCCTCAACGGCTGGTGAACCAGGCCTCGGTCGCTCTTTCCTTCACGCTGCCTGACGGCCGCAACATCACGGGATCTGTTTTGTCTAACGTACTTACGATTTCGGTGTCGGCACCCGATGTCGATGTAGTTAAATCGACGACATCTACAGCTGTATCTGTTGGAGATGTCGTCCCGTACAGCATCGCAGTAACCAATAACGGCATTGCGACGGTCAGTAATGTGGTGTTCACGGATGCTTTGCCGGCAAGTACAGTTCTTACAGCAAACAGCGTGTTTGTTGATGGGGTTCTTCGAAGAGGTGCCAATCCTTCAACCGGAATAACGCTTGGTTCTATCGCACCTGGAGTTACCGTGACTGTTATATTTAGTGTGCAGGTGACGGCCCTCCCGGCCAGTGCAATTCTAAACAATCAATCTACGGTGAGCTTTACATCAGGTGCCTTTTCAGCTACCACATTTTCGAATACGGTCACTACGCCTGTGTATCAACCAATTCTCTCGGCTGTTAAAACGGGAAATCAGGCTTTAGCCACCGTCGGGGACACCGTTGTGTATAGCATTGCCATCTCCAATACGGGAAACTATGGGGCATCCGTCACGTTGACAGATACCATTCCAGCCGGAACAGAACTTGTCCAGAATAGTGTCATCATTAATGGAGCTTCAGCACCAGGAGCCGATCCGGCTTCAGGCATCCCGCTCGGCGTAGTCTCCACAACAACCACGGTCACATTCTCGGTTGTGATTGTTACTCTTCCCTTGAGTCAGTCGATAACCAATCAGGCTTCAGCAACCTATTCCTACACCTTGCCAGACGGAAGAACGCTGGGAGGCAGCATATCATCCAACGCTCTCAATATCCAGGTATCTTCTCCGAATGTCAGTGTGGTGAAGACGACTCCGGCAGTGGATGCTGTCGTTGGCGATACAATTGTATATGAAATGGTTGTGACCAATAATGGAATTGAACCGGTTAACAACGTCGTATTGACCGATCCAATCAGTTCAGCCACAACGTTTGTCACTGGCAGTGTTCTGGTGGACGGTGTTTCGCGTGCCTCGGCAAACCCGGCACTGGGCATTTCGCTTGGTACCTTGGCGCCTGGAGCATCTGTAGCAGTATCGTATGCAGTACGGGTTAATACGCTGCCTTCACCGCCGCAAGTGAGCAGTCAGTCATCCGTAAGTTTCACATCGGGTGTTTTCTCGGGGGCAGCCTACTCGAATACAGTGGTAACGCCAATTTATCAGCCGATTATTGGCTTAACCAAAACAGCGAGTACCTCCAATGCGACAATAGGTGACACCATCGTCTACTCTTTTTCCATTAACAACAGTGGGAATCTTGCAGTGAATTTGACCTTAACGGATAACATTCCAAATGGAGCAGTATTGCTTCCAAACAGTGTCCTGATTGATGGTGTTCCACAACCAGGTGCCAATCCGGAAGCAGGAATTGTAGTTGGCACCATACCACCCGGAGGTTCTGTTAATGTAACGGTCACGCTTGAAGTTACTGTAGATTCACTGCCGCAGAATCAACAACTGGTCAATCAGGCAGTGGCAGACTATACCTTTAGTCCGCCGGATGGTCGTCAGCTGACGGGAACGGTCTCCTCCAACGTTCTGGTGATTCCCGTATCTGCACCGAATGTTAATGTTGTCAAAAGTACAAGTGCGATTGATGCTGTTGTTGGTGATGTGATCACTTATACCGTTGTTGTAACCAACAGCGGCATTGAAGTGGTCAATAACGTGGTCATGGTAGACCCTGTGCCAACAGGCACCGTATTCGTGCCGGGAAGTGTAACAGTGGATGGCGTCGCAAGGCCTACCGGGAATCCAAATACAGGGATAACGCTCGGTTCAATTGCTGTCGGGGGTTCAGTTACCGTTACATTCAGTGTAGAGGTTGTGGTGATATGA